One Nicotiana tomentosiformis chromosome 1, ASM39032v3, whole genome shotgun sequence genomic window, ACCTAGTCAAACTAAGACACAACGAAATGGAGGGAGTAGTACGTAATTGGTGCCttgccattttctttatatataATTACACCTTGTGTGGTAGCGTTACCGATTGGTGCCCATAGTTTGTGAAGTACTATACCTATGTTCTACTTTGTTTGGCACTCCTTATTAGTTCGCTCGGAAAAGATTGACACGTTTCTTTACTTCTAGAGTATGTTTAAACCATACATATCGAGTCAAATTATACCAAATAAATTAATAGAGAGAGTATCAACTTTCAAGAATACAAATTCGGGAAAACAACAATAACTACTACTAGTATGCCTTTTCCCAAACAAATTTGAGCTCGACGATATGAATCCTCACTTCTTTGTTTATGCTCAACTCATACTATCATCATGCCAAAATAAGAGTAATAGTGAAAATAAGTGaaatacatataaataataataataataataataataataataataataataataataataataataataaaagttctCTAACAAATTTAAAGTCTATTCCTAACTAGACTTGATTTCAAGAATTTGTAAGTATTTTGAGACAACTTTCTTTATATGTGATTTTAGATCTATATCGTCCTCTTTTAATCCTTTTGCAGCTGCGAGCCGGTGCCTCTGTAGGGAGATGCAAGTGTTGTATTATATATCACAGCGGAAGCAATTCAGTATCATATTCATGTGTAAATTAAACAATTAGCAAGTTACCTTTTGAAGCATGAACAAAGCCGATTAATTTCGGTCTCCAATTTCAGAGTAGCAAGATCGCGACCTCAGCAAAACGTTTCGCAATCTTCTACTGTATTACCCAAATAATATTCGGAAAGAGAGAATTTCGGGTGGGCGAAATTCCAAGGAAAAACGTGCAAAAATCAGTGCAAAAACGGTCAACCCTATATGGAGTATATATAGCCACATTTTTCACGTTAAAACTCTTTTCCAAAACCTGTTATGTTTTCTTCTTCCACTAAGAAAAGATttcctttatttcctattatttaggcACAGTAGGGACCAcagaatttaattaacaaggctccctattatggaattaatttcgaaatttgaaattaatttctaccataataaattacgaattgttccactaaaaattcgtaattgcatTCCTtagttcaatttcgaaattcttccATAAAACCTTATTTAATTCCTCATGTTatgattcagatactaatcaatcaaattaaattactgacaatttaatttattgatcacttcctttagactttcgcttaacatatttcatgtgtcggatacaaaattCACCGGCCAGGTTTACACataaaaacttataagctttcataaaagaGTATCATCAATATCAAAAGCTGAGacatggattctatcaactaattattacttcgccaatgtatatcattattgtccaatttacGAGGCTTATTGACCTACGGaagaatctcgccttttaataaatcaaaacaataaatgacacacacaactaataataattatatcaagattaagagtataagtacattgaatggattagagaaattattttattaattcagtataaaatacttatctctacttgatccgttcaatacatacaaaatgtactagcacaagaagtcagaattaaaccattcccataatcaagataaattatatttaattttgTATTATAACCATTccgatggtttgtccaattccatcattagattgtgaacataaactttatgacttataagaaccgatgatctaatcttccgtgtataagctaaactttATACagtaaatcatctactatataagaaACAGACACACAgacaaatatatgatctatttaaaataaaactttattgatatgaataaataaataaataaataattatttcataaagAATACTATAACAATATGAATGGTTTATTGTATATactaacaatctcccacttagactcataATCATGCGTCTACAATTCTGACACTCATTCCGTCTACATGCCTATCAAAAGTTTTCTCTAGCAAGCTCTTAGTAAACGGGTCCGTCAAGTTGTTCTCCGACACAATCTTTGTGACTACTACATCCCCTCTTTGTACtatccgaattaaatgatattTACGCTCAATGTGCTTTGCTCTTTTATGGCTTCGTGACTCCTTTGAATTTGCAACTGCACCACTATTATCACAATAAAGTGTTATTTGTGCTTGAATCGAGGGAACCACACCCAACTCTCTTAGGAAGTTCCCGAGCCAACCCGCCTCTTTGGCTTCGTCAGAGGCTGCCATATATTAGGCTTCCATGGTGGAATCAGCAACACAAGTTTGCTTGATGCTCCTCCAACTTATGGCTCCACCTCCCAGAGTAAACACATTTCCTGAGGTAGACTTTCTAGAATCTCTATTTGACTGGAAATCCGAATCAGTGTACCCAATAGGCACAAGGTCATCCGAATGGTAGACTAGCATATAATCCCTAGTCCTTTTCAGCTACTTGATTATATGCTTAACCGCTGTCCAATGCTCTCTCCCAGGATTAGGCTAAAATCTGCTAACAACGCCAACAGCAAAGCAGATATTAGGTCTAGTACATAACATGGCATACATCAGACTCCCCACAGCAGATGCATAGGGGACCGCCTTTATCTTTTCTATCTCTTCATCAGTTTTAGGCGACTGATCTTTAGATAGAGAAATTCTATGCCTGAAAAGGAGAAATCCTTTCTTGGAATCATGCATGCTAAAACTTGAGAGTATTGTATCAATATAAAGAGCTTGAGATAATCCTAATATCATTTTCTTGCGATCTCGCAAGAGCTTGATCCCAAGGATATGAACCGCTTCTCCCAAATCTTTTCATATCGAAGTGCATGAATAACCACTGCTTAACTAAACCCAACATGCCCACATTATTTCCTATGAGCAATATGTCAGCTACATCTAAGATTAAAAATGCCACTTTGTCCTTATCCCACTTCTTGTACACACAAGACTCGTTAAGACATTGATCAAAATCAAAAGTTTTAATCGCCTTGTCAAAACAAGTGTTCCATGCCCTAGATGTCTGTTTTAGTCCATAAATGGACCTTTTAAGCTTACACAACATATGTTCCTTGCCACTTTCTACGAAACTGTCTGGTTGCATCATATAGATGCACTCATCAAGACTTCCATTAAGGAAAGTTGTCTTGACATCCATTTGCCAAATCTCATAATCATAATGAGCAGAAATGGATAAGAGAATCCTAATAGACTTAAGCATGGATATCGGCGAGAAAGTTTCCtcataatcgatcccttcttTCTGAGTAAACCCTTTCGCTACAAGCCTTGCTTTATAAGTTTGCATTTTTTTGTCTAcacctctctttttcttataGATCCACTTGCATCCAATGGGTTTAACCCCATCAGGTGATTCTACAAGATCCCAGACTTGATTAGAGTACATAAACCCCATCTCTGATTTCATAGCAGCAACCCACTTATCAGCATCTTTATCATGTAATGCTTAGTCGTAATTGACAAGTTCGGAAGTTGACTCCTCAGGGATCCTATCATATGATTCTCCCAAGAGCGTATAACGAACCGACTTTCTTATTTCTCTCCCACTACGACTACGCACTACATTAGTTGCAACTACACCATTATGATCTTGTGGTTGAACCACATCATTATCAGGAACCTGAGTCTCCATGCTATCCACAAGGATATCAACGACTTCATCCTGTTGTGCAGTTTGCTCAACATAACTCCCACTACTTTGTGGTGGTATGATTTCAGACACTTGTTCTTGCGAGAAATCAAGTCTATTGACATTTCTCCCACTACTAAAAATGCAATGGTATGTCAAAATCTACTTTCGGGGTTTGCATCTGGTCGTTTTGTTTTTCAGATGACTGAGTTTCCATTCCTTTGCTAAGTTACTGCAAAATAAGTTTACTTCTAGGAACATGGTTCATCAAATAGTCCTCTTCAAGAAACTTGGCATTTGTGCTAAcaattaccttcttttctttaggaCAATAGAATAAACCACCTTTCGTCCCTTTTGGATAACCCACAAACACACATACATCCGTTCTCGCCTCAAATTTATCTGTTTTACCTTTTAGAACATGTGTCGGACAACCCCAAACTCGAATATGCCGCAGACTAGGCTTGCGCCCAGTCCACAATTCTATAAGGGTCAAAGGTACTGACTTTGAAGGAACTAAATTCAGAACGTAATTTGCTGTTTCTAAGGCATGTCCCCAAAAGGACGAAGGCAAACTAGAATAACTCATCATTGATCTAACCATTTCCATAAGAGTCATATTTCTTCTTTCAGCTACCTCATTTTCTTGTGGTGTTCCAGGTGCAGATAATTGAGAGGTAATTCCACATTCTGATAAGTAACTAAGAAATTTTGCAGAGAGGTACTCCCTACAACGATCAGATCGTAGTGTCTTGATATATTTATTATGTCATTTTTCAGTATCTGTCTTAAATTCTTTGAACTTTTCAAAATATTCAGACTTTTGATGCAACAAATAAATATATCCATACTTTGAGTAATCATCTGTGAAAGTCACAAAAAACTCAAAATCACCTCTTGCTTAGACATTCATTGGACCACACAAATCAGATTGAATTAACTCTAATTTATCACTTGCTCGATTTCCTTTTGAGGGAAAATTTCGTTTTGTCATTTTTCCTTCTAAACAAGATTCACAAGTTGGTAGTGCCTCCAATTTTAATGAACTTAAAGGTCCATACTTAACCAACCTTGAAATTCTGTTTAGATTTATATGACCCAAACACAAGTGCCATAAATATGTTTCACTCAAttcagaaaaatattttctcttatttggtaaatCAATATAATTCAGTTCTTTAGGTTGTAACGGTTTAGGAATAGAATCAACAATAAAAAGACCATTAATCAATGTAGCCGAAGAGAGATACCGTTTATTATGACTAATAAtacatttatcaatatcataaaaATTAATGTCATAACCATCTCTCATAGCACTAGAAACCGAAATTAAATTTCTTCTAACGGAAGGTACATATTATGTGTCCTTTCAAGCTAATATTCTATCACTACCAAacgaaatactaatatttcctaATGCTAAAGTTTGGGCTGCCGAACCATCTGCTTGATAAATATTGATTTCTCCTCTACTTAGCCGCCGCGTTACCTGAAACCCTTGCAAATAAGTGCAGACATGATTAGTGGCTCTCGAATCTACACACCATGACATGGTAGAAATAACTGCTAAAAGAGTTTCAATGACAAGTAGATATAAATCACCTGGTTTATTATTCAGCTTGGCCAGATAACCCGGACATTGCTTCTTATGATGCCCAGGCTTCTTGCAGTGATAACACTTGCCCTTAGCCTTTTTCACACCAGCAGTTGCGCCACCAACAAAGGGTTTTTGagcctttttcttcttctgcccACCTCTCAGCTTAGAAGAAGAACCTACCTCAAAATTCAATGCCACAGGAGGAGCTTGTTGCTTGATAATAGTCTCTGTCGATTGCAGCTCATTCAGCAATTTCACAAGTGACAAATCCATTTTGTTCATATTATAATTCAGGCGAAACAGCTGAAAAATGTCAGGCAGAGCCTACAAGATCATTTCAACATGCGTATCCTTAAAAATGTTAGCTCCAAGGACCTCCAACTCATTAAGAAGACTCATCATCTTCAGAACATGGTCCCTAACAGATGAACCTTCAACCATTTTGGTATTCAGAAGAGCTTTCATGGCAGTCTGCTTAGCCGCACGATTCTGATCTCCCAACATCTCTTTTAAATTTTCTAGAATGTCATAAGGAGACTCCATAGActgatgttgatattgtagaacATTCGACATAGATGCCGGAATAAAACACTGCGCCGTCTCATCAGCCTTAACCCATTTTTGGTAAGCTTTTTGTTCATCATCCGTAGCATCATCTCCAGGTTTTTTTGGACACACCTCATCGAGCACAAATTTGTACTCTTCAGCAATTAGTACAATATCTAAATTTCGTTTTCAATCAACATAATTCAGACCCTCAAGTTTGTTTTGAGTAAGAATAGCAGTAAGAGGATTGAAAGCAGTCATAGTTAATTTGAGAGACAATTAAATAAATAGATCAAAATTAGTCATGtattattgaatattaaaattcaaAACACACTACACGTATAATCCATGCACCTTGAACAACAAGTTTCGATGGGAAAAGAGTTATTCTTGCAATATACATATGTAATGACAGATTATTCACTTCATGAATTTAAACAGGCCATACTCAAATGGAGAGTAAGCTGTTAATTTAAGTCAAGTGAATATCAACATTCAATATACTAGTCCCATTGAACCAACATGcatactcagatggagagtaaatACAAGTAATCAACAACTAGTATAATCTAGTGATTATTTATAATGCGTTTATCTGATATGGAAAAAGACCTATGTCAACGTGTAAAATCATTATATCACCAGAATTTAACCCTTGAGTCCATAGGAAACGATCCCTACCACCACTAGATTAAAACAACAAAAAACAATTTCGAAACAAATTCTAGAAAattagaaaaacgcccaaaacACCATCTAAACGACCCCGAAAGCCAGAAAAACAGCTTACATCATGAGAAACGCTGATGAGCATTGATCACTGGGCCGTTTTGCATGGACATACCAAATTTTAAGTCAATCAGAGTCCGTCAATATA contains:
- the LOC138909584 gene encoding uncharacterized protein, giving the protein MYIARITLFPSKLVVQDIVLIAEEYKFVLDEVCPKKPGDDATDDEQKAYQKWVKADETAQCFIPASMSNVLQYQHQSMESPYDILENLKEMLGDQNRAAKQTAMKALLNTKMVEGSSVRDHVLKMMSLLNELEVLGANIFKDTHVEMIL